A window of Thermodesulfobacteriota bacterium genomic DNA:
TGCTCTTCACATCATTCCAGACGTATTCATCGGGATTAAGCTCTGGCGAATAGGGAGGCAGATAGAACAACCGCAGCTTCCCCTTGGCCCGTTTCTCAAAGGCTTTCACCAGCTTGGCCTTATGCGTAGGGTGATTA
This region includes:
- a CDS encoding transposase, yielding NHPTHKAKLVKAFEKRAKGKLRLFYLPPYSPELNPDEYVWNDVKSNGVRRSLITNVKDLRSRVESRLGYLQKNPEHVRRFFQSDTTRYAA